A region from the Pseudomonas promysalinigenes genome encodes:
- a CDS encoding NRDE family protein has translation MCLIVFAWRPGHALPLVVAANRDEFYARPAQALAAWEDTPGVYAGRDLQAGGTWLGVGPQGRFAALTNIRDPGQVPGPRSRGELVAAYLQGELGVQSYLDRVASRSGQYSGFNLLVGDADQLGYLNAREVAPRLLQAGVYGLSNAGLDTPWPKLVKARTGLQGLLDRADPQRLLTLLADQEQPPDAELPETGVGIATEKLLSSVFIASQTYGTRASTVLIADDRGRRRLVERSFGPFGGHLGEVSLHV, from the coding sequence ATGTGCCTGATCGTATTCGCCTGGCGCCCAGGGCATGCCCTGCCGCTGGTCGTCGCCGCCAACCGCGACGAGTTCTATGCCCGCCCGGCCCAGGCCTTGGCGGCCTGGGAAGATACACCTGGGGTGTACGCTGGGCGCGATTTGCAGGCCGGTGGCACATGGCTGGGTGTCGGCCCACAGGGGCGCTTTGCTGCGTTGACCAACATTCGCGACCCCGGGCAGGTGCCGGGGCCGCGCTCGCGGGGCGAGTTGGTGGCGGCGTATCTGCAAGGCGAACTGGGAGTGCAGAGCTACCTCGACCGGGTTGCCAGCCGCAGCGGGCAGTATTCAGGTTTCAACCTGCTGGTAGGGGATGCCGATCAGCTGGGCTACCTGAATGCCCGAGAAGTGGCGCCCCGCTTGCTGCAGGCCGGGGTTTACGGGCTTTCCAATGCCGGGCTGGATACGCCGTGGCCGAAACTCGTCAAAGCACGTACAGGGCTGCAGGGGCTGCTTGATAGAGCCGACCCCCAGCGCCTGCTGACGTTACTGGCAGACCAAGAGCAGCCGCCGGACGCGGAACTACCGGAAACCGGCGTGGGGATCGCAACAGAGAAGTTGCTGTCGAGCGTATTCATCGCCAGCCAAACCTATGGCACACGGGCAAGCACGGTGTTGATCGCGGATGATCGAGGGAGAAGGCGGCTGGTGGAGCGCAGTTTCGGGCCCTTTGGTGGGCATCTCGGGGAAGTCAGCTTGCACGTGTGA
- the cadR gene encoding cadmium resistance transcriptional regulator CadR gives MKIGELAKATDCAVETIRYYEREQLLPAPARSEGNYRQYTQAHVERLTFIRNCRTLDMTLEEIRSLLQLRDSPEDACGSVNALIDEHIEHVQARIDGLVALQEQLVELRRRCNAQGTECAILQRLETNGAVSVPDTEHSHVGRSHGH, from the coding sequence ATGAAGATTGGAGAACTGGCCAAAGCCACCGATTGCGCCGTGGAAACCATCCGATATTACGAGCGCGAGCAACTGCTGCCGGCCCCGGCGCGTAGTGAAGGCAACTACCGGCAATACACCCAAGCCCATGTCGAACGGCTGACCTTCATTCGCAACTGCCGAACCCTGGACATGACCCTGGAGGAGATTCGCAGCCTGCTCCAGCTACGTGACAGCCCCGAGGATGCGTGCGGCAGCGTCAATGCGCTGATCGATGAGCACATCGAGCATGTTCAGGCGCGGATCGATGGTTTGGTGGCATTGCAGGAGCAGTTGGTGGAGCTGCGACGGCGCTGCAATGCGCAGGGGACGGAATGCGCGATCCTGCAGCGATTGGAGACGAACGGGGCGGTATCGGTGCCGGATACCGAGCATTCACACGTAGGGCGCAGCCACGGGCATTAG
- a CDS encoding sulfite exporter TauE/SafE family protein encodes MEFVLYLLLGACAGVLAGLFGVGGGIIIVPVLVFSFTLQGFDASVLTHLAVGTSLATIVFTSINAVLEHHRKGAVQWPIFAWMTLGILLGAGVGAKTASLIQGPQLQKIIGVFALIIAAQMALDLKPKASGALPGKPALIGAGGVIGWASAIFGIGGGSLTVPFLTWRGLPMQRAVATSSACGLPIALASALSFVLLGWHDPNLPPHSLGFVYLPALVGIAVTSMFFARFGARLAHKLSPRLLKRLFAALLFCVGLSFLI; translated from the coding sequence ATGGAATTCGTGCTCTATCTACTGTTGGGCGCCTGTGCTGGGGTATTGGCAGGGCTGTTCGGCGTGGGCGGCGGCATCATCATCGTGCCAGTGCTGGTGTTCAGCTTCACCTTGCAAGGCTTCGACGCCTCGGTGTTGACACATCTGGCAGTCGGCACTTCGCTGGCTACCATCGTCTTCACCTCGATCAACGCCGTGCTCGAGCACCATCGCAAGGGCGCGGTGCAGTGGCCGATATTCGCCTGGATGACGCTCGGCATCCTCTTGGGAGCCGGCGTCGGCGCCAAGACCGCTTCGCTGATCCAGGGCCCGCAGTTGCAAAAGATCATCGGCGTGTTCGCCTTGATCATCGCTGCGCAGATGGCTCTGGATCTCAAGCCCAAAGCCAGTGGTGCTCTGCCTGGCAAGCCAGCCCTGATCGGTGCCGGTGGGGTGATCGGCTGGGCATCGGCTATCTTCGGCATTGGTGGCGGTTCGCTGACCGTGCCGTTTCTGACCTGGCGCGGCCTGCCGATGCAGAGGGCAGTGGCAACTTCATCGGCCTGCGGTCTGCCAATCGCTTTGGCCAGTGCGCTGAGCTTCGTGCTGCTGGGCTGGCACGACCCAAACTTGCCGCCCCACAGCCTGGGTTTCGTATACCTACCGGCGCTGGTTGGCATTGCCGTGACCAGTATGTTTTTCGCGCGCTTTGGCGCACGCCTGGCGCACAAGCTGTCGCCGCGTCTTTTGAAACGCCTGTTCGCAGCCTTGCTGTTCTGCGTCGGCCTCAGCTTTCTGATTTGA
- a CDS encoding DUF2868 domain-containing protein, with amino-acid sequence MEDVVTAPTALDKRWLTEAVRLREEHAGLLDDQEANRHARQLGGDLATRIETRALWLAERDGMRTALSHWKQGARLALLALMLMAIFSGAGLAFAALGDGLRPVNVFWALGSLLGLNLLTLLGWAVGFTVSGEHGASLGRLWLWLSERFARDAKAAHLAPALLVLLQRQRLNRWLLGALVHSLWLLAMLAALAMLLALLATRRYGFVWETTLLAAAPFIHLTQALGALPALLGFAVPNEAMIRASGDSLPALDIARQAWASWLLGVVLVYGLLPRLLLAALCLWRWRQGRERLTLDLSLPGYAQLQDSLMPRSERLGVQDAAPDALPQFQAGGLENASSGAVLVGLELDEQRAWPPALAEAVTDAGVLDSRASRNKLLEQFSRFPPARLAIACDPRRSPDRGSLALLAELARHAGATRIWLLPAAPGQALDGARLDDWHDALERLGLPYADTSPLSWLEHGHD; translated from the coding sequence ATGGAAGACGTTGTGACTGCACCGACTGCATTGGACAAGCGCTGGCTCACCGAAGCGGTGCGCCTGCGCGAAGAACACGCAGGCCTGCTGGACGATCAGGAGGCCAACCGCCACGCCCGCCAACTGGGTGGCGACCTGGCAACGCGCATCGAAACCCGCGCGTTGTGGCTGGCAGAACGCGATGGCATGAGAACTGCCTTGAGCCACTGGAAACAAGGCGCACGCCTGGCATTGCTGGCCTTGATGCTGATGGCTATTTTCAGTGGTGCCGGCCTTGCCTTCGCTGCCTTGGGCGACGGCCTGCGCCCGGTCAACGTGTTCTGGGCGCTTGGCAGCCTGCTTGGGCTGAACCTACTGACACTGCTGGGTTGGGCCGTGGGTTTTACCGTGAGCGGCGAACACGGCGCCAGCCTCGGCCGCCTGTGGTTGTGGTTGAGCGAACGCTTCGCCCGGGATGCCAAGGCTGCGCACCTGGCGCCAGCGCTCTTGGTGCTGCTGCAACGCCAGCGCCTGAACCGCTGGTTGCTCGGTGCACTGGTGCACAGCTTGTGGCTGCTGGCGATGCTGGCCGCCCTGGCCATGCTGTTGGCGTTGCTGGCTACCCGACGCTACGGCTTTGTCTGGGAAACCACGCTGCTGGCCGCCGCGCCATTCATCCACCTGACCCAAGCGCTGGGCGCGCTTCCGGCATTGCTGGGTTTCGCTGTACCCAATGAAGCCATGATACGCGCCAGCGGCGACAGCCTGCCTGCTCTGGATATCGCCCGCCAGGCCTGGGCCAGTTGGTTGCTTGGGGTCGTCCTGGTGTACGGCCTGCTCCCGCGGCTGCTGCTGGCCGCGCTGTGCCTGTGGCGCTGGCGCCAAGGCCGCGAGCGGCTGACGCTTGACCTGAGCCTGCCCGGCTATGCGCAGTTGCAGGACAGCCTGATGCCCCGCAGCGAGCGCTTAGGCGTCCAGGATGCCGCGCCGGATGCCTTGCCGCAGTTCCAAGCAGGGGGCCTGGAAAACGCCAGCAGCGGCGCCGTGCTGGTAGGCCTGGAACTGGACGAGCAGCGCGCTTGGCCTCCAGCACTTGCTGAGGCAGTGACCGATGCGGGCGTTCTCGACAGCCGCGCATCACGCAACAAGCTGCTCGAACAGTTCAGCCGCTTCCCGCCGGCACGCCTGGCCATTGCCTGCGATCCGCGGCGCTCGCCTGACAGGGGCAGCTTGGCACTACTGGCAGAGCTGGCACGCCATGCCGGTGCAACGCGGATCTGGTTGCTCCCGGCAGCGCCTGGTCAAGCCCTGGACGGCGCGCGCCTGGATGACTGGCACGATGCGCTCGAGCGCCTGGGCCTACCCTATGCTGACACATCGCCCCTTAGCTGGCTGGAGCATGGCCATGACTGA
- a CDS encoding heavy metal translocating P-type ATPase, whose translation MNQPVSHDHQHDHHSHSCCGAKAAPAKVQLRPEASSHARLSRFRIDAMDCPTEQTLIQDKLAKLPGIEQLEFNLINRILGVRHTLDGTGQIEQAIASLGMQAEPLQADDDGSAMAAQPHKAHWWPLALSGVAAIAAEIVHFAGVAPQWLVAMLALAAILGCGLGTYKKGWIALKNRNLNINALMSIAVTGAVLIGQWPEAAMVMVLFNVAELIEARSLDRARNAIGGLMQLAPDMATVQQADGQWREVEVREVALGSLVRVRPGERIGLDGEVVSGQSSVDQAPITGESLPVEKAAGDKLFAGTINQAGALEYRVTAAAGQSTLARIIKAVEQAQGARAPTQRFVDRFSRIYTPSVFIIALAVAVVPPLFMAGAWMDWVYRALVLLVVACPCALVISTPVTIVSGLAAAARKGILIKGGVYLEGGRKLDFLALDKTGTLTHGKPVQTDAKVLDPLFESRAQGLAASLADRSDHPVSGAIAQFAKAQDVLLSEVREFAALAGRGVRGVIDGELYHLGNHRLVEELGLCSPALEAQLDTLERQGKTVVLLLDRSGPLALFAVADTVKDSSRQAIAELHALGIKTLMLTGDNPHTAQAIAAQVGIDRAEGNLLPADKLQSIEQLYAEGHRVGMVGDGINDAPALARAEIGFAMAAAGTDTAIETADVALMDDDLRKIPAFIRLSRQSATILKQNIILALGIKALFLAMTFAGMATLWMAVFADMGVSLLVVFNGLRLLRK comes from the coding sequence ATGAACCAGCCTGTCAGTCATGACCACCAGCACGATCACCATAGCCATAGCTGCTGCGGCGCCAAAGCAGCGCCAGCCAAGGTGCAATTGCGCCCCGAGGCCAGCAGCCATGCTCGGCTCAGCCGTTTTCGCATCGACGCCATGGATTGCCCAACCGAGCAGACCCTGATCCAGGACAAACTCGCCAAGCTCCCAGGCATCGAACAGCTGGAGTTCAATCTGATCAACCGCATCCTTGGTGTGCGCCATACCTTGGACGGCACGGGTCAAATCGAGCAGGCCATTGCCAGCCTTGGTATGCAGGCCGAGCCACTTCAGGCCGATGACGATGGCAGCGCCATGGCGGCTCAACCGCACAAGGCGCACTGGTGGCCACTGGCTTTGTCGGGTGTGGCCGCCATCGCCGCGGAAATTGTGCATTTCGCTGGTGTTGCACCGCAGTGGTTGGTCGCCATGCTTGCGCTCGCAGCGATTCTCGGCTGTGGCCTGGGAACCTACAAAAAGGGTTGGATTGCCCTGAAGAACCGCAATCTCAACATCAATGCGCTGATGAGCATCGCGGTGACTGGCGCCGTGCTGATTGGCCAATGGCCGGAAGCTGCGATGGTCATGGTGCTGTTCAACGTCGCAGAACTGATCGAAGCCCGGTCCCTTGATCGAGCGCGCAATGCCATCGGCGGGCTGATGCAACTGGCGCCGGACATGGCTACCGTGCAGCAGGCCGACGGCCAGTGGCGTGAGGTAGAGGTGCGTGAGGTGGCGCTCGGTAGCCTGGTGCGGGTACGCCCTGGCGAGCGCATCGGCCTGGATGGCGAAGTGGTCAGCGGGCAATCGAGTGTCGATCAGGCGCCGATCACAGGCGAAAGCTTGCCCGTGGAAAAAGCAGCCGGCGACAAGTTGTTCGCGGGCACCATCAACCAAGCCGGCGCCTTGGAATACCGCGTAACCGCTGCCGCCGGGCAGTCGACACTGGCGCGTATCATCAAGGCCGTCGAGCAGGCCCAGGGTGCACGTGCGCCCACTCAGCGCTTTGTCGATCGATTCTCACGCATTTATACACCTTCGGTATTCATCATTGCCTTGGCTGTGGCCGTGGTCCCACCGCTTTTCATGGCGGGGGCCTGGATGGATTGGGTGTACCGGGCGCTGGTGCTGCTGGTGGTCGCCTGCCCCTGTGCGTTGGTGATTTCCACGCCGGTGACCATCGTCAGCGGCCTGGCCGCAGCCGCACGCAAAGGTATCCTGATCAAAGGCGGGGTGTACCTGGAAGGAGGGCGCAAGCTGGACTTTTTGGCTCTGGACAAGACCGGCACCCTGACCCACGGCAAACCGGTGCAAACCGATGCCAAAGTGCTCGACCCGCTGTTCGAGAGCCGCGCTCAAGGGTTAGCGGCAAGCTTGGCCGACCGTTCCGATCACCCGGTGTCGGGGGCCATCGCCCAGTTCGCCAAGGCGCAGGATGTACTGCTGAGCGAAGTCCGCGAGTTTGCGGCCCTGGCCGGTCGCGGTGTGCGTGGCGTGATCGACGGCGAACTGTATCACCTGGGCAACCACCGTTTGGTCGAGGAGCTGGGCCTTTGCTCTCCTGCGCTGGAGGCACAGCTCGACACCCTGGAGCGCCAGGGCAAGACAGTGGTTCTGTTGCTTGACCGTTCCGGGCCGTTGGCACTGTTCGCGGTGGCCGACACCGTCAAGGACAGCAGCCGCCAGGCCATCGCCGAACTGCACGCGCTGGGCATCAAGACGCTCATGCTGACCGGCGACAACCCCCACACCGCCCAGGCCATCGCCGCGCAAGTAGGGATCGACCGCGCAGAAGGCAACCTGTTGCCGGCCGACAAACTGCAGAGCATCGAGCAGTTGTACGCCGAGGGGCATCGCGTGGGCATGGTGGGCGATGGTATCAACGACGCGCCAGCCCTGGCCCGGGCCGAAATCGGCTTCGCCATGGCGGCGGCCGGCACCGACACTGCCATCGAGACTGCCGATGTGGCGTTGATGGACGATGACTTGCGCAAAATCCCAGCGTTTATCAGGCTGTCGCGCCAGAGTGCGACGATCCTGAAGCAGAACATCATTCTGGCGCTGGGCATCAAGGCACTGTTCCTGGCCATGACCTTTGCCGGCATGGCCACGCTATGGATGGCGGTATTCGCCGATATGGGCGTGAGCCTGCTGGTGGTGTTTAACGGTCTGCGGCTGCTGCGCAAATGA
- a CDS encoding L-cystine transporter yields the protein MNLPLSLNLLAFLALLLGLAQTRRTQWTLAKKVLLGLALGVAFGLVLHTLYGAGNPVLKATISWLDLVGNGYVGLLQMIVMPLIFASILSAVARLHNASSLGRISVLTIGTLLLTTAIAALIGIVLTNLFGLSAQGLVAGAQESARMQVIHSDYAGKVADLNVPQLLLSFIPSNPVGDLARAKPTSIISVVIFAVFVGLAALQLIKDDAQKGERALTAIDTLQAWVMRLVRVVMKLTPYGVLALMAKVVASSNLQDILKLGSFVLVSYLGLALMFVVHGIILAATGVSPLRFLRKVWPVLTFAFTSRSSAASIPLNIEAQTRRLGIPQSIASFSASFGTTIGQNGCAGLYPAMLAVMVAPAVGIDTFDPLWIATLVAIVTLSSVGVAGVGGGATFAALIVLPAMGLPVELVALLISVEPLIDMGRTALNVNGSMTAGVVTSQLLKQTDKAVLADDEHAELSHT from the coding sequence ATGAATCTGCCGCTATCTCTTAACCTGCTGGCGTTCCTGGCCTTACTGCTGGGCCTGGCACAAACCCGCCGCACCCAGTGGACCCTGGCCAAAAAAGTGCTGTTGGGCCTGGCACTGGGGGTGGCATTCGGCTTGGTGCTGCACACCCTCTACGGCGCAGGCAACCCAGTACTCAAGGCCACCATCAGCTGGCTCGACCTGGTCGGCAACGGCTATGTCGGCCTTTTGCAGATGATCGTCATGCCGCTGATCTTCGCCTCGATCCTCAGCGCCGTGGCCAGGCTGCACAATGCCTCCTCCCTGGGCCGCATCAGCGTACTCACCATCGGCACGCTGCTGCTGACCACTGCCATTGCCGCGCTGATCGGCATTGTTCTGACCAACCTGTTCGGCCTGAGCGCCCAGGGCCTGGTGGCCGGCGCTCAGGAAAGCGCCCGCATGCAGGTTATCCACAGCGACTACGCGGGCAAGGTCGCCGACCTGAATGTCCCACAGCTGCTGCTGTCGTTCATCCCCAGTAACCCCGTGGGCGACCTGGCCAGAGCCAAGCCCACCTCGATCATCAGCGTGGTGATCTTCGCGGTATTCGTTGGCCTGGCTGCGCTGCAATTGATCAAGGACGATGCCCAGAAGGGTGAGCGCGCCCTGACGGCCATCGATACCCTGCAGGCTTGGGTGATGCGCCTGGTACGGGTGGTGATGAAGCTCACGCCCTACGGCGTGCTGGCGCTGATGGCCAAAGTGGTAGCCAGTTCGAACCTGCAAGACATCCTCAAGCTCGGCAGTTTCGTGCTGGTGTCATACCTTGGCCTGGCGCTGATGTTTGTGGTTCACGGCATCATCCTCGCCGCTACCGGCGTGAGCCCATTGCGCTTCTTGCGCAAGGTCTGGCCAGTGCTGACCTTTGCCTTCACCAGCCGTTCCAGCGCTGCCAGCATCCCGCTGAACATCGAGGCGCAAACCCGCCGGCTGGGTATACCCCAATCGATCGCCAGCTTCAGCGCGTCGTTCGGCACCACCATTGGCCAAAACGGCTGCGCTGGCCTCTACCCTGCCATGCTGGCCGTGATGGTGGCTCCGGCGGTGGGTATCGACACCTTCGACCCGCTGTGGATCGCGACCCTGGTGGCGATCGTGACGTTGAGCTCGGTGGGGGTTGCCGGCGTGGGTGGCGGTGCGACCTTCGCCGCGCTGATCGTACTGCCGGCCATGGGCCTGCCGGTCGAGCTGGTGGCCCTATTGATTTCGGTGGAGCCGCTGATCGACATGGGCCGCACGGCGTTGAACGTCAACGGCTCGATGACTGCGGGCGTGGTGACCAGCCAGTTGCTCAAACAAACCGACAAGGCCGTGCTGGCCGACGATGAGCATGCCGAACTGAGCCACACCTGA
- a CDS encoding thymidylate synthase, whose amino-acid sequence MKQYLDLVRDVIENGTLQGNRTGIRTISLPGAMLRFDLQKGFPAVTTRKLAFKSAIGEMVGFLRGVKNAGEFRELGCKVWDQNANENAQWLANPFRQGHDDLGEIYGVQWRQWPGYKRIALSNLAAIEMAEKAGFRRIAQDEEDGQAFVVLYKAIDQVRQCLDTIANDPGSRRILFHGWNCAQLDEMALPPCHLLYQFHPNVETKEISLTLYIRSNDLGLGTPFNLTEGAALLSLFGRLTGYTPRWFTYFIGDAHVYENHLDMLNEQLKREPLQAPRLVISDRVPEFAKTGKYEPQWLELIEPSDFSLEGYEHHAPMTAPMAV is encoded by the coding sequence ATGAAACAGTATCTGGACCTGGTCCGCGACGTCATCGAAAACGGTACGCTGCAAGGCAACCGTACCGGTATCCGTACCATCAGCCTGCCGGGCGCCATGCTGCGTTTCGACCTGCAGAAGGGTTTCCCGGCCGTCACCACGCGCAAGCTGGCATTCAAGTCGGCGATTGGCGAGATGGTGGGCTTTCTACGTGGCGTGAAAAACGCCGGTGAGTTCCGCGAGCTGGGCTGCAAGGTCTGGGATCAGAACGCCAACGAAAACGCTCAGTGGCTGGCCAACCCGTTCCGCCAGGGCCATGACGACCTTGGCGAAATCTATGGCGTGCAATGGCGCCAGTGGCCGGGCTACAAGCGTATTGCGCTGAGCAACCTGGCTGCCATCGAAATGGCCGAGAAGGCCGGTTTCCGCCGTATTGCCCAGGATGAAGAAGACGGCCAGGCGTTCGTGGTGCTGTACAAGGCCATCGACCAGGTGCGCCAGTGCCTGGACACCATCGCCAACGATCCGGGTAGCCGGCGCATCCTGTTCCACGGTTGGAACTGCGCGCAGCTGGACGAAATGGCCTTACCCCCGTGCCACCTGCTTTACCAATTCCACCCGAATGTCGAGACCAAGGAAATCTCCTTGACCCTGTACATTCGCTCCAACGACCTTGGCCTCGGTACGCCGTTCAACCTCACCGAGGGCGCGGCGCTGCTGTCGCTGTTTGGCCGCCTGACTGGTTACACCCCACGCTGGTTCACCTATTTCATCGGCGATGCCCATGTGTATGAGAACCATCTGGACATGCTCAACGAACAGCTCAAGCGCGAGCCGCTGCAAGCGCCGAGGCTGGTAATCAGCGATCGCGTGCCGGAGTTCGCCAAGACTGGCAAGTACGAGCCGCAGTGGCTGGAATTGATCGAGCCGAGCGACTTCAGCCTGGAAGGGTATGAGCACCATGCGCCGATGACCGCGCCCATGGCGGTCTAA
- a CDS encoding GTPase/DUF3482 domain-containing protein has product MTEPLKLAVVGHTNVGKTSLLRTLTRDVGFGEVSHRASTTRHVEGARLSVDGQALLELYDTPGLEDAIALLDYLERLERPGERLDGPARVERFLQGSEARQRYEQEAKVLRQLLASDAGLYVIDAREPVLAKYRDELEVLAGCGKPLLPVLNFVASSQHREPQWREALARLGLHALVRFDSVAPPEDGERRLYESLALLLEGARPALQRLIDDQQAQRLARRHSGKRLIAELLLDCAACRRSVEAQPAAEALAIEALRDDVRQREQRCVQALLKLYAFRREDADAGDLPLLDGRWGDDLFNPETLKLLGVRLGSGVAAGAAAGAGVDLLVGGLTLGAAALAGAIAGGALQTARNYGSRLMGKLKGQRELTVDDTVLRLLALRQQQLMVALERRGHAAQGSIQLGELDEKAWREGKLPEALNRARAHPQWSTLNPGAKLNQAERQEQLEALVSQI; this is encoded by the coding sequence ATGACTGAGCCGCTGAAATTGGCCGTGGTCGGCCACACCAACGTCGGCAAGACGTCGCTGCTACGCACCCTCACCCGCGACGTGGGCTTCGGTGAGGTTTCGCACCGCGCCAGCACCACGCGCCACGTCGAAGGGGCAAGACTGTCGGTGGATGGCCAGGCGCTGCTGGAGCTCTACGACACCCCTGGCCTGGAAGACGCCATCGCGTTGCTCGACTACCTCGAGCGCCTGGAACGCCCCGGTGAACGCCTGGACGGCCCAGCCCGGGTTGAACGCTTCCTGCAGGGTAGCGAAGCCCGCCAGCGCTATGAGCAGGAGGCCAAAGTGCTACGCCAGCTGCTGGCCAGCGATGCCGGCCTGTATGTGATCGACGCCCGCGAACCGGTGCTGGCCAAGTACCGCGACGAATTGGAAGTGTTGGCCGGTTGCGGCAAACCGTTGCTGCCGGTGCTCAACTTCGTCGCCAGCAGCCAGCACCGTGAGCCGCAATGGCGTGAAGCCCTTGCCAGGCTTGGGCTTCACGCATTGGTGCGGTTCGACAGCGTAGCCCCGCCGGAGGATGGTGAACGCCGGCTGTACGAAAGCCTCGCGCTGCTGCTCGAAGGCGCCCGGCCAGCCCTGCAACGGCTGATCGATGACCAGCAGGCCCAGCGCCTGGCACGTCGCCACAGCGGCAAACGCCTGATTGCCGAACTGCTGCTCGACTGCGCCGCCTGCCGGCGCAGCGTCGAGGCGCAACCGGCGGCCGAAGCCCTTGCCATTGAGGCTTTGCGCGATGACGTGCGCCAACGAGAGCAGCGTTGCGTGCAAGCGCTGCTCAAGCTATATGCCTTTCGCCGGGAAGATGCCGATGCCGGGGACTTGCCATTGCTTGACGGGCGTTGGGGTGATGACCTGTTCAATCCCGAAACCCTGAAGCTGCTAGGGGTACGTTTGGGCAGCGGTGTGGCCGCCGGCGCTGCTGCCGGTGCCGGGGTCGACCTGCTGGTGGGGGGCTTGACCCTCGGCGCAGCTGCGCTAGCAGGTGCGATTGCCGGCGGCGCACTGCAAACGGCGCGTAATTATGGGTCGCGGCTGATGGGCAAACTCAAAGGCCAACGTGAACTGACGGTGGACGACACCGTGCTGCGGTTGCTGGCGCTGCGTCAACAGCAGTTGATGGTGGCATTGGAGCGCCGCGGGCATGCCGCGCAAGGCAGCATCCAGTTGGGCGAGCTGGATGAAAAAGCCTGGCGCGAGGGCAAGCTGCCCGAAGCATTGAATAGGGCACGTGCCCACCCGCAGTGGTCGACCCTAAACCCTGGGGCCAAGCTCAATCAGGCCGAGCGGCAGGAGCAGCTGGAGGCGCTGGTTTCACAGATCTGA
- a CDS encoding dihydrofolate reductase gives MNTSLPLSLIAAHAQNRVIGINNSMPWHLPGDFKYFKATTLGKPIIMGRKTWDSLGRPLPGRLNIVVTRQPDLELPGAEVFTSLEAAVARAEQWALEQGVDELMLIGGAQLYQQALEKGLVSRMYLTRVELAPEGDAFFPEFSESQWQRISSDEQAEEGKPAYHFEVWDKK, from the coding sequence ATGAATACATCACTCCCCCTCAGCCTGATCGCGGCGCACGCTCAGAACCGTGTGATCGGCATCAACAACTCCATGCCCTGGCACCTGCCGGGGGACTTCAAGTATTTCAAGGCCACCACCTTGGGCAAGCCCATCATCATGGGGCGCAAGACCTGGGATTCGCTGGGCCGGCCGTTGCCGGGGCGGTTGAATATCGTGGTCACTCGCCAGCCTGATTTGGAGCTGCCGGGGGCTGAAGTGTTCACTTCCCTTGAAGCCGCTGTGGCGCGGGCCGAGCAATGGGCGCTCGAGCAAGGCGTTGATGAGCTGATGCTGATTGGCGGGGCACAGTTGTACCAGCAGGCCCTGGAAAAGGGGCTGGTGAGCCGCATGTACCTCACACGTGTTGAACTGGCGCCTGAGGGGGATGCCTTTTTTCCTGAGTTCAGTGAAAGCCAGTGGCAGCGCATTTCCAGTGACGAGCAGGCTGAGGAAGGCAAGCCTGCTTATCATTTCGAGGTCTGGGACAAGAAGTGA
- the lgt gene encoding prolipoprotein diacylglyceryl transferase, which produces MLPYPQIDPVAVALGPLKIHWYGLMYLVGIGGAWLLASRRLNRFDPTWSREKLSDLVFWLSMGVIVGGRLGYVLFYDLHAYLANPTLIFEVWKGGMSFHGGFIGVMLAALWFGKRNNKSFFELMDFVAPLVPIGLGAGRIGNFINAELWGKPTDVPWAMIFPPFSDPAQLPRHPSQLYQFALEGVALFVILWLFSRKPRPTMAVSGMFALFYGIFRFIVEFVRVPDAQLGYIAWGWLTMGQILCVPMILAGLGLIWWAYNRKPTAKPA; this is translated from the coding sequence ATGCTGCCTTACCCGCAGATAGACCCCGTGGCCGTTGCCCTCGGGCCGCTGAAAATCCACTGGTACGGCCTGATGTACCTGGTTGGCATTGGTGGCGCCTGGCTACTGGCTTCTCGCCGGCTTAACCGCTTTGACCCAACCTGGAGCCGGGAGAAACTGTCCGACCTGGTGTTCTGGCTGTCGATGGGGGTGATCGTCGGTGGGCGCCTGGGGTATGTGTTGTTCTACGATCTGCACGCCTACCTGGCCAATCCGACACTGATCTTCGAAGTGTGGAAGGGTGGCATGTCGTTCCACGGTGGCTTCATCGGGGTGATGCTGGCTGCGTTGTGGTTTGGCAAACGTAACAACAAGTCGTTCTTCGAACTGATGGACTTCGTCGCGCCGCTGGTGCCGATCGGTCTGGGCGCTGGGCGTATCGGCAACTTCATCAACGCCGAGCTATGGGGCAAGCCCACCGATGTACCGTGGGCGATGATCTTCCCGCCGTTCAGCGACCCAGCGCAGTTGCCGCGCCACCCGTCGCAGCTTTACCAGTTCGCCCTGGAAGGCGTAGCGCTGTTCGTCATTCTCTGGCTGTTCTCGCGTAAACCGCGGCCTACCATGGCTGTTTCCGGTATGTTCGCGCTGTTCTACGGAATTTTCCGCTTCATCGTGGAATTCGTCCGGGTGCCGGACGCGCAGCTCGGTTACATCGCCTGGGGCTGGCTGACCATGGGTCAGATTCTTTGCGTACCGATGATCCTGGCTGGCCTTGGCCTGATCTGGTGGGCTTATAATCGCAAACCCACGGCGAAACCCGCCTGA